The following DNA comes from Desulfobacterales bacterium.
CTGGGATTTTGTCAATACCGAAAAAAAACAGGTAATCGCAATTTTAAAATCCGGCAAAGAAGTCTTGATCTACGAAAATGGAAAATTTACTCATTAAAAGCTATTCGGATATTCATCCGAATAGCTTTGGTTGAGCCCGTCGCCGGCTTGTCCGCCTCAGGCGGGTTAGCCCGTTTGCCGGTTAAAGGGCCAGAAATCATTGCCTTTAATCGGGTCTAATCCGGTTTTCAGGGAACCTTTGGCAAGGCTTAACAGGCTCCAACCGGCTCAACGGGCTAAACGGAACAACGCGCGAACCTGATTGTATGAGAACCTATTTTTGTGATGGCAAAAACAAACATAATTGCATCAATGATTCGGATGGTGCCATAAAAAGGCCGCTGATCGCTAACGATCAAGCGGCTGTTTAATTTTTAACGGTTTGCTTGGGGTATCAGGCGCTGATGGCCCTTTTCAGTGGAATGGAGATCAGCTTTTGGACTGATTCCACCAGGTCCAGTAGCGGAAACGGCTTGGCAAGGACTGCATCAAAGCCCGAGTCTTGAATCTGCCACGGTGTACCGGAAATACCGATAATGGGTATGCTGTTATTACAGGAGGCACGAATATGCTCAACCACACCTTTACCATCCAGACCCGGCATGCGCAAATCGGTAATCACCATATCGTAACGGCCATCATCAAATTTCTGAATGCCTTCCATTCCGTCCAGCGCCGTTTCAACATCATGACCAAATCGTGTTAATGCCTCCCGAATCACGCTTAATATGCCCTTTTCATCATCAATTACTAAAATGGTGCACATAATAGCTTCCTTAAAAGCGGTGTGGTGGTTTAAATTTTAGCTGATGTTATGGCAACTATAGCTCAAAACAAATCACGAGTCAACAATATATTGTGGCAACCATTACTTATACCACAATATATAGTTGTTTAGACCATTTCTTAAGTGCTGGGCTCTATATGTTGCGTCCGGATTCCAGCAATGGTAATGAGCTCAAAGTGTTTGTTAAAAACTGGTTTGGATGCGAATTTAAGGCCGCCCCTCATCCAATTGCATCCCAAGGAAGGAAAAAAAGTTTTGCACAACCATAATGCTATATTTGGCCAAGTTAGCGCTGGTGTCAAATCGGATTAGGGCTGTTTTTCAAAATGGAACCCAGGGAGTTATCAACAACTTATATCTATCTGAAATTTAATTAAAATATTTCCAGTCAAATGTGATGCCATTTAATTGCAGAGGGTTACCAAAACTAAGAATTTTTATAAAAATTTTAGGTAGATTCGAAGTTATCAACACGTTATGAACAATTTTGTTTTTGGCAGAAAATGGACAAAATCGTTTGTTTTTTTGAATTTTCTAATGGATTGAAAATGGTGGGTAAAACGAGAAAAAACCGAGGCGCTGCAGCAAAACTGCAGCGCATGGCGGTTGCATTTGCGATGTGGCGAGGCGTTGAATCTGTTTAACAGTATGATATCATATCAAAAATTAAACACAACCCATTGGAATCACCTGTGTATTTCAAGCATCAAACACTAAACTTTAAATTTTCCAAAATCTTCCGGCGAGAGGCTTTCCAAGTAATCAGCCCATTTTTTACCTTCCTCGCTGGTATCCAGGACCTCAGCCTCGCTGTCGCCGATTTTAGATTTTTGCATGACCTCATCGGCCACATAAATGGGCGCATCAAATCGCAACGCCAGTGCAATCGCATCGCTCGGGCGCGCATCCATTTCAAACTTACCATCTTTTGAAATGAAGTAAATTTTGGCGAAAAACGTATTGTCCTTTAGGTCACAAACCTCTATTTTTGATATAGATATGGACAGCTGATCCGAAAAATTCTTGAATAGATCGTGCGTCATTGGACGTTCATATTTTATCTTTTGGAGGGCTGAGGCTATTGAAGTTGCTTCAAGCAAACCGATCCATATCGGAACCGCCTGATCCGTTTCTTCTGATTTCAATATGATGATCGGCGTGTTCGAGGCTGGATCCATAGTCAAACCCGCAATGCTCACCTTATGCAGCATAGTTTTCAACTCCTTTCGACCCTCGAGTTGAGGGCTTGAGGTTTAGCGCTCTGCCGGACAGCGAGTGGGTATAGCCCTTATCGATATGGACGCCAACCATTTTGCCCGTCAAGTTTTGGCTGACAGCCGAAGCGTCATCCACATGGAAATTAACGATCTTATTTGTGGTAGTTCGGCCGGTCCACTGCATCATATGGTCGCTGCCAGCAGGGTGCCTGACCGTCTCTTTTTTGCTATATCCATCGGTCAAAACCCATTGGGTGGATCCGACCAATTGTTGATTTTTGCTTCGGGTCAGCTTTTCCTGAGATGCCAGAATGACTTGCAGCCTATCACGGATGATCGGTGCCGAAATTTTATCAGACAATCCAACCGCAGGCGCAGGGGGCCGATCTGAATATTGAAAAGCAAATAACCCGTCATATTCGACCGTTTTGATGAGTTGTAAGGTTTGTTCAAAATCGGTCTTGTTTTCGCCGGGAAAGCCGACGATGATATCAGATGTAATCGCTATCTGTGGACAAGTATCCCGTAGTTGAGCCACTTTGTCAAGGTACTGCTCGCGGGTATAATGGCGATTCATGCGCTTTAAAATCTTGTCAGAACCGGATTGTACGGGCAAATGAATGTGAGAACACAGCTTGTCAATCTCTCCAAACGCCTGGATCAAATCAGGTCCCAAATCCTTTGGATGAGAGGTGGTAAACCGAATACGGTAAAGCCCCTTGATCTCGTTTACCATCGCTAAGAGCTCGGTAAAGGCGCATAAATTATCACTTATGCCGTAGCTGTTGACATTTTGTCCCAACAGGGTGACTTCTTTGATACCGTTGTCTACCAGGGTCCGAATTTCACGAATGATACTTTCAGGTTTGCGACTCGTTTCTCGTCCCCGCACGAAGGGCACCACGCAATAGGCGCAATAGTTATCACAACCCCTCATAATCGTGACAAATTTGGATACCAGAGACGGATTTGAGGATCCAACAAGGGATTCAGGAATATCCGGCATGTCAACCATTTCAACATCAACGATGCGGCAACGCCGGGTCTCGATCTGTTGAATCAGGTGCGGGAGCCGGTATATGGCCTGTGTCCCAAACACCAGATCGACTGCGGGAATACGGTCCAAAATTCGTTGGCCTTCCTGCTGAGCCACACAGCCTGCTACGCCGATAATCAATCGTTTTTTATGACGCTTCATCTTTGCCAGCCGTCCCAGCATGCTGAAGGCTTTCTGTTCGGCTTTGGCTCTGACCGTACAGGTATTGACAATAATCAAATCGGCACTGTCCATTGTGGCGATTTGCGCATAACCAAGGGCTGCCAGCTGCATGGCAATTTGCTCTGAATCGTACACATTCATCTGGCAGCCAATGGTGTGAAGATAAAGACGTTTTGAGTTCATCTGAAAAGGGCTTACTCCTGTTCATCAGAGCTTAAGAGCGCTGTAGGCATTCAACGGTCGAATCAAGATCTGTTTGGCAAGATCCTGCAGAATATCTTGGAACTGCTGCTCACAGCCGGGTGCAATGTAAAATAATATGATGCCTTCTTGCGGTTCGATGGTTTCAATTGTGGCAATGCCGTCGTATGCTTCAAAAATAAACTTCAGAAAAGCGATTTTGCTGCGATCCACCCTGTAATGCTGTTGTATTGTTTGCAAAGTATGCCTAAGTTGTAAGGGCGTATAGTGATTGCCTGTTGTAAATCAAAGAAAACAGCCTTTGATACTTTTTGGATGAGTGGATCACCCACACATCATTGATCAGGCACGAGGTAAAGACTCAAAATCCATAATAACCACATATGCCTTATTTGCAATAAAAAACCCCTGAATGCGGCAGCCCACATTATGGGGTTGTTCAAGCGGTGTTTATAGGTTATAGGGCCGTCCATGAAGAAAAAATGGGATATACTGCAACCGGATGCCGTCAAGGTGCAGCAATTGAGTGACCGTTTGAACTGTCATCCGGTCACCGCAGCGGTTTTGATTAACCGTCACCTGACATCTGCAGATGACGCTTCAGATTTTCTGGGCACAACACTCAATCAGATGCGCCCGCCATTTGGTCTGAAAGACATGCAATCGGCTGTCAA
Coding sequences within:
- a CDS encoding response regulator, which codes for MCTILVIDDEKGILSVIREALTRFGHDVETALDGMEGIQKFDDGRYDMVITDLRMPGLDGKGVVEHIRASCNNSIPIIGISGTPWQIQDSGFDAVLAKPFPLLDLVESVQKLISIPLKRAISA
- a CDS encoding bifunctional nuclease family protein, translated to MLHKVSIAGLTMDPASNTPIIILKSEETDQAVPIWIGLLEATSIASALQKIKYERPMTHDLFKNFSDQLSISISKIEVCDLKDNTFFAKIYFISKDGKFEMDARPSDAIALALRFDAPIYVADEVMQKSKIGDSEAEVLDTSEEGKKWADYLESLSPEDFGKFKV
- the miaB gene encoding tRNA (N6-isopentenyl adenosine(37)-C2)-methylthiotransferase MiaB, with translation MNSKRLYLHTIGCQMNVYDSEQIAMQLAALGYAQIATMDSADLIIVNTCTVRAKAEQKAFSMLGRLAKMKRHKKRLIIGVAGCVAQQEGQRILDRIPAVDLVFGTQAIYRLPHLIQQIETRRCRIVDVEMVDMPDIPESLVGSSNPSLVSKFVTIMRGCDNYCAYCVVPFVRGRETSRKPESIIREIRTLVDNGIKEVTLLGQNVNSYGISDNLCAFTELLAMVNEIKGLYRIRFTTSHPKDLGPDLIQAFGEIDKLCSHIHLPVQSGSDKILKRMNRHYTREQYLDKVAQLRDTCPQIAITSDIIVGFPGENKTDFEQTLQLIKTVEYDGLFAFQYSDRPPAPAVGLSDKISAPIIRDRLQVILASQEKLTRSKNQQLVGSTQWVLTDGYSKKETVRHPAGSDHMMQWTGRTTTNKIVNFHVDDASAVSQNLTGKMVGVHIDKGYTHSLSGRALNLKPSTRGSKGVENYAA
- a CDS encoding DUF4911 domain-containing protein, whose product is MDRSKIAFLKFIFEAYDGIATIETIEPQEGIILFYIAPGCEQQFQDILQDLAKQILIRPLNAYSALKL